In the genome of Candidatus Nanopelagicales bacterium, one region contains:
- a CDS encoding CD225/dispanin family protein, translated as MSNGPGPGYSFGAPGAPTPSDRPSSWLVPAIVTTLCCFPITGVIGTVFASQVEPLWTSGRADEAVRAAHRARFWVLLGFILWAVLMVVGVATGLFMSWWESLRP; from the coding sequence ATGAGCAACGGTCCCGGTCCCGGCTACTCCTTCGGGGCCCCCGGTGCGCCCACGCCCTCGGACCGGCCGTCCTCGTGGCTGGTCCCGGCCATCGTCACCACCCTGTGCTGCTTCCCGATCACCGGCGTCATCGGCACGGTCTTCGCCTCCCAGGTGGAGCCGCTGTGGACCTCCGGCCGGGCCGACGAGGCGGTCCGGGCCGCGCACCGCGCCCGGTTCTGGGTGCTGCTCGGCTTCATCCTGTGGGCGGTGCTCATGGTCGTCGGCGTGGCGACCGGCCTGTTCATGTCCTGGTGGGAGAGCCTGAGGCCGTGA
- a CDS encoding DUF2752 domain-containing protein has protein sequence MTTSPDTTATTPDQQVPAGSAAAGPDTDPTASVPAPVIPTGPRIDHRPRWRRMAEPLAVLGVAAGATAYLYAVDPNEPGHYPLCPTKAFAGIDCPGCGSLRSIHALAHGDVGRAVDHNLLLVAVTPFLVLMWVLWVRRAWTGVSPEVSRRAARWRQVATIAFLVLTLGFWVARLFVPYLASEAG, from the coding sequence GTGACGACGTCGCCGGACACCACCGCGACCACGCCGGACCAGCAGGTCCCGGCGGGGTCCGCGGCGGCCGGCCCCGACACGGACCCGACGGCCAGCGTCCCGGCGCCCGTCATCCCGACGGGCCCCCGCATCGACCACCGGCCCCGGTGGCGTCGGATGGCCGAGCCGCTCGCCGTCCTCGGCGTCGCTGCCGGAGCCACCGCCTACCTGTACGCGGTCGACCCCAACGAGCCCGGGCACTACCCGCTGTGCCCGACCAAGGCGTTCGCGGGCATCGACTGCCCCGGGTGCGGCAGCCTGCGCTCGATCCACGCGCTGGCCCACGGCGACGTCGGCCGTGCGGTCGACCACAACCTGCTGCTGGTCGCCGTCACCCCGTTCCTCGTCCTCATGTGGGTGCTGTGGGTGCGGCGGGCCTGGACCGGCGTCTCGCCGGAGGTCTCCCGCCGGGCCGCCCGGTGGCGCCAGGTCGCGACCATCGCGTTCCTCGTCCTCACCCTCGGGTTCTGGGTGGCGCGGCTGTTCGTGCCGTACCTCGCCTCCGAGGCCGGCTGA
- the trpC gene encoding indole-3-glycerol phosphate synthase TrpC, with the protein MTVLDDILDGVRADLDERRARVSLDELKERAARAPQSRDAVAALRGEGVAVIAEVKRSSPSKGALAAIADPAALARDYEAGGAHCVSVLTEQRRFGGSLDDLVAVRAAVDIPVLRKDFIVSSYQLWEARACGADLALLIVAALDQEALVSLVERARSIGLTPLVEVHDADEVARALDAGADVIGVNARNLRTLEVDRATFSRLAPLVPDTCVRIAESGVRGPHDLIAYAEAGADAVLVGESLVTGGDPRTAVHDLVTAGAHPALRHGRD; encoded by the coding sequence GTGACCGTGCTCGACGACATCCTCGACGGCGTGCGCGCCGACCTGGACGAGCGTCGTGCGCGGGTGAGCCTCGACGAGCTCAAGGAGCGGGCCGCCCGCGCGCCACAGTCCCGCGACGCGGTCGCCGCGCTGCGGGGCGAGGGCGTCGCGGTCATCGCGGAGGTCAAGCGCTCCAGCCCCAGCAAGGGCGCGCTGGCCGCGATCGCCGACCCCGCCGCGCTGGCCCGCGACTATGAGGCCGGCGGCGCGCACTGCGTCAGCGTGCTGACCGAGCAGCGCCGCTTCGGCGGCAGCCTCGACGACCTGGTGGCCGTCCGCGCCGCGGTGGACATCCCGGTGCTGCGCAAGGACTTCATCGTCAGTAGCTACCAGCTGTGGGAGGCCCGCGCCTGCGGCGCCGACCTGGCGCTGCTCATCGTCGCTGCGCTGGACCAGGAGGCGCTGGTGAGCCTGGTCGAGCGGGCCCGCTCGATCGGGCTGACGCCGCTGGTCGAGGTGCACGACGCCGACGAGGTCGCCCGCGCGCTCGACGCGGGAGCCGACGTCATCGGCGTCAACGCGCGCAACCTGCGCACCCTCGAGGTCGACCGGGCCACGTTCTCCCGGCTGGCGCCGCTGGTCCCCGACACCTGCGTGCGCATCGCCGAGTCCGGCGTGCGGGGCCCGCACGACCTCATCGCGTACGCGGAGGCCGGCGCCGACGCGGTCCTCGTGGGCGAGTCGCTGGTCACGGGCGGCGACCCGCGCACCGCGGTGCACGACCTGGTCACCGCCGGTGCCCACCCGGCCCTCCGGCACGGCCGGGACTGA
- the trpB gene encoding tryptophan synthase subunit beta, translating to MITHYGPYGGRFVPEALMAALDELDREFRAATADPAYRAELDRLQRTYTGRPSPLTDATRFSAHSGGARVLLKREDLNHTGSHKINNVLGQALLTQRMGKTRVIAETGAGQHGVATATAAALLGLECTVYMGEEDTHRQALNVVRMQLLGAEVVPVTAGSRTLKDAINEAMRDWVTNVGHTHYLLGTVTGPSPFPEMVREFQSVIGTEARAQVLELVGRLPDAVAACVGGGSNAMGIFSGFLEDPDVRLRGYEAGGEGVATGRHAARFAGGAPGVLHGARTYVMQDEYGQTMPSHSISAGLDYPGVGPEHAWLHDTGRASYEPVDDDEAMEAFRLLCRTEGIIPAIESAHGLAGAMRLGRELGPDAVILVNLSGRGDKDVATAARWFGLAQVDEAAEGRG from the coding sequence ATGATCACGCACTACGGCCCCTACGGCGGCCGGTTCGTCCCCGAGGCGCTGATGGCGGCCCTGGACGAGCTGGACCGCGAGTTCCGCGCCGCCACCGCCGACCCGGCCTACCGGGCCGAGCTGGACCGCCTGCAGCGCACCTACACGGGTCGGCCGAGTCCCCTCACCGACGCGACCCGGTTCTCCGCGCACAGCGGCGGGGCCCGGGTGCTGCTCAAGCGGGAGGACCTCAACCACACCGGCTCCCACAAGATCAACAATGTGCTGGGGCAGGCGCTGCTCACCCAGCGGATGGGCAAGACCCGGGTCATCGCCGAGACCGGTGCCGGCCAGCACGGCGTGGCCACCGCGACCGCGGCGGCGCTGCTCGGGCTGGAGTGCACCGTGTACATGGGTGAGGAGGACACCCACCGGCAGGCCCTCAACGTGGTCCGCATGCAGCTGCTGGGCGCCGAGGTGGTCCCGGTGACCGCCGGCAGCAGGACCCTCAAGGACGCCATCAACGAGGCGATGCGCGACTGGGTGACCAACGTCGGGCACACCCACTACCTGCTCGGGACCGTCACCGGACCCTCGCCGTTCCCGGAGATGGTGCGCGAGTTCCAGAGCGTCATCGGCACCGAGGCGCGCGCCCAGGTGCTGGAGCTCGTCGGCCGGCTCCCGGACGCGGTGGCCGCCTGTGTCGGCGGCGGCTCCAACGCCATGGGCATCTTCAGCGGGTTCCTCGAGGATCCCGACGTGCGGCTGCGCGGCTATGAGGCCGGCGGCGAGGGCGTCGCGACCGGCCGGCACGCCGCCCGCTTCGCCGGCGGCGCCCCGGGCGTGCTGCACGGCGCCCGCACCTACGTGATGCAGGACGAGTACGGCCAGACCATGCCGTCGCACTCCATCAGCGCCGGCCTGGACTACCCCGGGGTCGGCCCCGAGCACGCCTGGCTGCACGACACCGGGCGGGCATCGTACGAGCCGGTCGACGACGACGAGGCGATGGAGGCCTTCCGGCTGCTGTGCCGGACCGAGGGGATCATCCCGGCGATCGAGAGCGCCCACGGTCTGGCCGGGGCGATGCGGCTGGGCCGCGAGCTCGGGCCCGACGCGGTCATCCTGGTCAACCTGTCCGGCCGGGGGGACAAGGACGTGGCGACCGCGGCCCGCTGGTTCGGGCTGGCGCAGGTCGACGAGGCCGCGGAGGGTCGCGGATGA
- the trpA gene encoding tryptophan synthase subunit alpha — protein MTRLADAFAAARAERRAALVGYLPAGFPTVDGAVALITAMVRHGVDVVEVGLPYSDPLMDGPVIQQAAATALAGGCTTDDVLRTVAAVAPTGAATVVMSYWNPIERYGVARFADGLAASGGVGVITPDLTPEESDDWVGATDAAGVDRIYLAAPSSTDERLGVVSRACTGFVYAASTMGVTGARTSVSSSAEVLVDRLRAVTDLPLAVGLGVSTREQAAEVASYADGVIVGSAFVRRVLDAPDLAAAVDAVGALAADLAEGVRAGGR, from the coding sequence ATGACCCGGCTCGCGGACGCGTTCGCCGCCGCCCGGGCCGAGCGGCGCGCGGCCCTGGTCGGCTACCTGCCGGCCGGGTTCCCCACCGTCGACGGGGCCGTGGCGCTCATCACCGCGATGGTGCGCCACGGCGTCGACGTGGTCGAGGTCGGCCTGCCCTACTCCGACCCGCTGATGGACGGACCGGTCATCCAGCAGGCCGCCGCCACCGCGCTGGCCGGCGGCTGCACCACCGACGACGTGCTGCGCACCGTCGCCGCCGTCGCCCCCACCGGGGCCGCGACCGTGGTGATGTCCTACTGGAACCCGATCGAGCGCTACGGCGTGGCCCGCTTCGCGGACGGGCTCGCGGCGTCCGGCGGGGTGGGCGTCATCACCCCGGACCTGACCCCGGAGGAGTCCGACGACTGGGTGGGCGCGACCGACGCCGCGGGCGTCGACCGCATCTACCTCGCGGCCCCGTCCTCCACCGACGAGCGCCTGGGCGTGGTGTCACGGGCGTGCACCGGCTTCGTCTACGCCGCGTCGACCATGGGCGTGACCGGTGCCCGCACGTCGGTGTCGTCGTCGGCGGAGGTGCTGGTCGACCGCCTGCGCGCGGTCACGGACCTGCCGCTCGCCGTCGGGCTGGGGGTGTCCACCCGCGAGCAGGCCGCGGAGGTGGCCTCCTACGCCGACGGCGTCATCGTCGGCTCGGCGTTCGTCCGCCGGGTGCTGGACGCCCCCGACCTGGCCGCCGCCGTGGACGCCGTGGGTGCCCTCGCGGCCGACCTGGCCGAGGGGGTGCGCGCGGGTGGTCGCTGA
- a CDS encoding DoxX family membrane protein codes for MTTTTGRRLLGNPWVGTVFRAVLAAILLYAGTVKLFEPGGARDAIVAYRIFPGDWPTLLGWALPVAEVLLGLLLLVGLFVRWAAAATFVLMVAFVAGIASVWARGYNIDCGCFGSGGDITDEGKAWRYTSEILRDLLFAGMAAWLVAWPRTRLALEAAPRGTTYGDPSDHGTDDEHDDHESGARAR; via the coding sequence GTGACGACGACCACGGGCCGCCGCCTGCTCGGCAACCCGTGGGTGGGCACGGTGTTCCGGGCCGTCCTCGCGGCGATCCTGCTGTACGCCGGCACCGTCAAGCTGTTCGAGCCCGGTGGCGCGCGGGACGCGATCGTGGCCTACCGGATCTTCCCCGGCGACTGGCCCACCCTCCTCGGCTGGGCGCTGCCGGTCGCCGAGGTGCTGCTCGGGCTGCTCCTGCTGGTGGGGCTGTTCGTGCGGTGGGCGGCCGCCGCGACGTTCGTCCTCATGGTGGCCTTCGTGGCCGGGATCGCCAGCGTGTGGGCCCGCGGCTACAACATCGACTGCGGGTGCTTCGGGTCCGGCGGCGACATCACCGACGAGGGCAAGGCCTGGCGCTACACCTCGGAGATCCTGCGCGACCTGCTGTTCGCCGGGATGGCGGCCTGGCTGGTGGCCTGGCCGCGCACCCGGCTGGCCCTGGAGGCCGCACCCCGCGGGACCACGTACGGTGATCCCTCCGACCACGGCACGGACGACGAGCACGACGACCACGAGTCAGGAGCCAGAGCACGATGA